Proteins from a genomic interval of Phlebotomus papatasi isolate M1 chromosome 3, Ppap_2.1, whole genome shotgun sequence:
- the LOC129807962 gene encoding probable RNA methyltransferase CG11342, translating into MSLEYHNNDPGAVEFGNFINYYQFNTPEERLAVFPSRVWSNWQSTDGKLLVLDIGCNAGNFTQLFYKFIREHSKRDVFILGIDIDPVLIERAQEDNAHPSNIKYLNLDFMKDTKCIGEYLSCHSRTNFDVVLCLSITMWIHLNHGDEGLKMFLKRASTLSDLVVIEPQPWKCYRTAVRRMTKAKKHFPQFPKLELCDGVDVAISEFLENECQVGKIYESAETKWKRRINIYRKVVV; encoded by the coding sequence ATGTCTCTCGAGTATCACAATAATGATCCGGGAGCCGTTGAATTTGggaatttcattaattattatCAATTCAACACACCAGAAGAACGTCTTGCTGTGTTCCCATCACGTGTATGGAGCAACTGGCAGAGTACAGACGGGAAGTTACTGGTTCTAGACATTGGTTGCAATGCTGGAAATTTCACTCAGCTTTTCTACAAATTCATCAGAGAACACTCCAAGAGGGATGTATTTATTCTGGGCATTGATATAGATCCTGTGTTGATTGAGCGTGCCCAGGAAGATAATGCTCATCCCAGCAACATAAAGTAtttgaatttagattttatgAAAGACACCAAATGTATTGGTGAATATCTTTCATGCCATTCCCGGACAAATTTTGATGTAGTTTTGTGCCTTTCTATCACAATGTGGATTCACCTGAATCATGGAGATGAGGGGCTTAAGATGTTCCTAAAACGTGCATCTACCCTCTCGGATTTAGTAGTTATTGAGCCACAGCCGTGGAAGTGCTATAGGACAGCTGTAAGGAGGATGACCAAGGCAAAGAAGCATTTCCCTCAATTTCCCAAATTGGAATTATGCGATGGAGTTGATGTGGCTATAAGTGAATTCCTGGAGAATGAATGCCAAGTTGGGAAAATCTACGAATCAGCCGAAACGAAATGGAAGAGAAGGATTAATATTTACAGAAAAGTGGTGGTCTGA
- the LOC129807963 gene encoding chromatin complexes subunit BAP18 isoform X2 — MNSATKVGEIFTAAGSAFNRLGELTMQLPTADAPAGKWTDEEIEMLRSAITHFSEDLNKISLRIKNRTVSQIRQTLKKKAFEEAGIPVIPVQQQVQQQIPTQQVIVKSEEQPGLMGKSAEVMMTLNRLNTQESEVDVEELATHVKLEFEAGHEEVAG, encoded by the exons ATGAATTCAGCGACAAAA GTTGGTGAAATTTTTACCGCAGCAGGCTCAGCATTCAATCGACTAGGAGAATTGACAATGCAATTGCCAACGGCTGATGCTCCTGCTGG CAAATGGACAGATGAAGAAATCGAAATGCTTCGATCGGCAATAACGCACTTTAGTGAGGATTTAAATAAGATTAGTCTCCGCATTAAAAATCGCACCGT ATCCCAAATTAGACAGACTCTGAAGAAGAAGGCCTTCGAGGAGGCAGGAATTCCCGTGATACCCGTTCAGCAGCAAGTGCAGCAACAAATACCCACACAGCAAGTTATTGTGAAGTCCGAAGAACAACCTGGACTCATGGGCAAATCCGCTGAAGTAATGATGACCCTCAACAGGCTGAACACCCAGGAATCGGAAGTTGATGTTGAGGAATTGGCGACACATGTAAAGTTGGAATTTGAGGCAGGACACGAGGAAGTTGCAGGATGA
- the LOC129807963 gene encoding chromatin complexes subunit BAP18 isoform X1 → MNSATKVGEIFTAAGSAFNRLGELTMQLPTADAPAGSKWTDEEIEMLRSAITHFSEDLNKISLRIKNRTVSQIRQTLKKKAFEEAGIPVIPVQQQVQQQIPTQQVIVKSEEQPGLMGKSAEVMMTLNRLNTQESEVDVEELATHVKLEFEAGHEEVAG, encoded by the exons ATGAATTCAGCGACAAAA GTTGGTGAAATTTTTACCGCAGCAGGCTCAGCATTCAATCGACTAGGAGAATTGACAATGCAATTGCCAACGGCTGATGCTCCTGCTGG AAGCAAATGGACAGATGAAGAAATCGAAATGCTTCGATCGGCAATAACGCACTTTAGTGAGGATTTAAATAAGATTAGTCTCCGCATTAAAAATCGCACCGT ATCCCAAATTAGACAGACTCTGAAGAAGAAGGCCTTCGAGGAGGCAGGAATTCCCGTGATACCCGTTCAGCAGCAAGTGCAGCAACAAATACCCACACAGCAAGTTATTGTGAAGTCCGAAGAACAACCTGGACTCATGGGCAAATCCGCTGAAGTAATGATGACCCTCAACAGGCTGAACACCCAGGAATCGGAAGTTGATGTTGAGGAATTGGCGACACATGTAAAGTTGGAATTTGAGGCAGGACACGAGGAAGTTGCAGGATGA